The Thermotoga neapolitana DSM 4359 sequence CTCTATCATTTCGGCTATTCTGTTTGGATTTTCTACAACCACTTCCTTTGCTATTTCTTCATCTTCGAATATCTCCATCGCCTTTTCCAGCATTTCTTCCGTTGTTCTGAGATAGAGAGCGGGCTGTCTTTCAAAATTCCTGCTTTGAGGAGCAAGGAGTGCGGAGCGTCCCTTTGCATCCTCTGGATCCAGGAAGTGAACGTCCCCTGTCATGACAACCGGTTTGTTCAATCTCTTTGCGATTCTGTAGAGTTTTCTGTAGACCTCTTTGAGCCTTTCCCTGTCGACCTCTTCGTCCTCTTCTATTACATCCAGGGGCATGATCTCTATGTAATCGTAGAACTTTGCTATCTCTTCGAGTTCAGAGTCACTGGCTCCTTCAAGCGCTGCACGTGCAAGTTCACCTGAGATGCAGGCACTTCCCACGATCAAACCCTCTCGTTTTTCTATCAGTTCGCTCTTCAGAATTCTTGGTACGCTGTGGAAATACTTCGTGTAGGAGTCGGATACCAGCCTGTAGAGGTTTTTCAGGCCTGTTCTGTTCTGAACGAGTATCGTGCAGTGATAGGGTTTCTGCGCGGTGAAATCCACGGAGTCCTTCAGTTTTTCCATCTCGGAGAGCTTAGTGATTCCGATCTTTTTCATCATTTCGATGAATCTGAGGAAGACCTGAGCGGTGACTCTTGCATCGTCCAGTGCCCGGTGGTGTCGGAAAGAACCAAGACCCAGTTTTTTCACAACGGAATCAAGAGAATAACTCTTCAGTCTCAGAAGGGATTTGGCAAGTGCAAGGGTGTCAACGTAGGGTTTTTCCCAATCTTTTCCAAGTACCTTTTTGATCCAGAGCCTCAAAAACCTGTAATCGAAGTTCGCGTTGTGCGCAACCAGGATGGAATCTTCCAGGAACTCAAGGAACTCCGGTAGAACTTCTTCGATGGCCCTTTCTCCTTCGAGCATTTCCTGAGTGATTCCTGTGATCTCAGCACTTTTCCTGGAAATGGTTCCGGACGGTTTTATGAGCGTGTGGTATTCATCGATGATACGTCCTTCTTTTATCTTCACCGCTCCTATTTCAATGATTTCATCCACCTGAGGATCGAGACCGGTTGTTTCAAAATCGAAAACGACGAAGGTGACATCCTCGAACGTTGCATTGCCCGAAAAGTTCTTCAGTATGGGTTCCACATCGCTCACAAGATACGCCTCTATTCCGAATATGGGCTTTATCCCGGCACTCTTTGCTGCGTCGTAGAAATAAGGAATCGCCTGAACGTTTCCGTGGTCTGTGATTGCCACAGCCGGAAATCCCCACTCTTTCGCACGATTGACATATGATTCAATATCCATTATTGCATCAAGATCGCTGAACTTGGTATGGGCATGAAGTTCCACCCTTTTAATGGGAGAGTTGTCCACTCTTTTCTCTTCGGGAAGTTTGGTCACACCCTTCACGTAAAGAACCGGCTCTCCATTTTCCTGAGCCAGATCCCCTGTCACAACAACGACGTCACCTACCGATACTCCCTTTTCTATCTCTTCTATGCCGTTGAAGGCCTTGCAGATGAGAGAGTCTTCACCGTCTGTGAGATAGAGTAGGAGAAGTGTCCTTTTGCCGTCCACTTTTTCCATCTTGAAGACTTTTCCTTTTATGGAGGTTTTCTTGTTGTATTCGAACACCTTCGAGGGGGTGAAGACGATCTTTCTTGGTTTCTGCCCGAACACGTGGTTGCTGTCTTCGACCTTCACTTCTTCACCTTCAGACTTTTTCTCATCTTCTGGCTCTATCTGCGGGAGGATTTTCTTCAGAAGATCATCAGAAGGTTCTATAACTTCCAGCATGATCTCAACACCGGAGGGTAGAATATTATTCAGTTCCCTTCTCATGCTTCTGAGTTTTGATGCGATTCTTTCACGGGCAAAATCTCCCAGGACTTTCAGTACGAGCCTGTTTCCCTCAAGCACGACATCCTTTATGTAGGGAACGTTTCCATTCAGAATGGAAAGGATCTTCTCTTTCAGATCACTACCATCTCTGTGGTATCCGTTCAGCACGACGCGAAACCTCGTCTCCTTCTCCAGAGACCGAACGAGATCTTCAACTTCCTCGGAGTAGTTCTCAACAGATATGGTCACGACGCCGGTACCAGGATCGATCACCAGACTTTTCAGGGTGATGTTTTTCCATCTCAGGTTTTCAATCTTTTCCATGTGTTACCCTCCTCATTCTGCTCTGAAGGGCGTGACACCACGCTATGGCAAGGGCATCCGCAGCATCATCGGGCCTGGGAATCTCGGAAAGTCCAAGAAAACGCTTCACGTTCTCCTGAACCTGTCTTTTGCTCGCTCTTCCGTATCCCGTCAGAGAGATCTTCACTTCGTTTGGAGCGTATTCGAAAACAGGAACGCCCTTTTCCTCCAGGGCAAGAAGAATCACTCCACGTGCTTCTCCAACACCTATGGCGGTGGTAACGTTCTTGACGAAAAACAGCGTTTCCATGGCACACTCATCGGGAGAGAATTTCTCCAGAATCCTCAAAAATTCTTCGTGTATCTGCTTCAATCTTTTCCCCCTGGGAAGATCTTTGGAGGTTTCTATCGCCCCATGGAAGACATGGGATATCCTGTTTCCAGAGATCTCAATGATGCCTATTCCCACTATTCCATACCCGGGATCAACACCGAGGATTCTCAACCGTCCGACCTCCATTATACTGTTCACATATTTTCGGTTTTTATACCATCTGTTTAAGAGAAAGTCGTGTTTTCCAAACCGCTACAGAATCAGCATCGCATCACCGAAAGAGAAGAATCTGTATCTTCTCTTCACAGCCTCCCTGTAGGCTTCCATGATGAAGTCCTTTCCGGCGAACGCCGCAAC is a genomic window containing:
- the ruvC gene encoding crossover junction endodeoxyribonuclease RuvC, translating into MRILGVDPGYGIVGIGIIEISGNRISHVFHGAIETSKDLPRGKRLKQIHEEFLRILEKFSPDECAMETLFFVKNVTTAIGVGEARGVILLALEEKGVPVFEYAPNEVKISLTGYGRASKRQVQENVKRFLGLSEIPRPDDAADALAIAWCHALQSRMRRVTHGKD
- a CDS encoding PolC-type DNA polymerase III, which translates into the protein MEKIENLRWKNITLKSLVIDPGTGVVTISVENYSEEVEDLVRSLEKETRFRVVLNGYHRDGSDLKEKILSILNGNVPYIKDVVLEGNRLVLKVLGDFARERIASKLRSMRRELNNILPSGVEIMLEVIEPSDDLLKKILPQIEPEDEKKSEGEEVKVEDSNHVFGQKPRKIVFTPSKVFEYNKKTSIKGKVFKMEKVDGKRTLLLLYLTDGEDSLICKAFNGIEEIEKGVSVGDVVVVTGDLAQENGEPVLYVKGVTKLPEEKRVDNSPIKRVELHAHTKFSDLDAIMDIESYVNRAKEWGFPAVAITDHGNVQAIPYFYDAAKSAGIKPIFGIEAYLVSDVEPILKNFSGNATFEDVTFVVFDFETTGLDPQVDEIIEIGAVKIKEGRIIDEYHTLIKPSGTISRKSAEITGITQEMLEGERAIEEVLPEFLEFLEDSILVAHNANFDYRFLRLWIKKVLGKDWEKPYVDTLALAKSLLRLKSYSLDSVVKKLGLGSFRHHRALDDARVTAQVFLRFIEMMKKIGITKLSEMEKLKDSVDFTAQKPYHCTILVQNRTGLKNLYRLVSDSYTKYFHSVPRILKSELIEKREGLIVGSACISGELARAALEGASDSELEEIAKFYDYIEIMPLDVIEEDEEVDRERLKEVYRKLYRIAKRLNKPVVMTGDVHFLDPEDAKGRSALLAPQSRNFERQPALYLRTTEEMLEKAMEIFEDEEIAKEVVVENPNRIAEMIEEVQPLEKKLHPPVIENADEIVRNLTMERAHELYGDPLPEIVEKRIKKELDAIINHGYAVLYLIAKELVQKSMSDGYVVGSRGSVGSSLVAHLLGITEVNPLPPHYRCPRCKYFEIVEDDRYGAGYDLPDKSCPKCGTPLKKDGHDIPFETFMGFEGDKVPDIDLNFSGEYQDQAHRFVEELFGKDHVYRAGTINTIAEKSAVGYVKSYEEKTGKKLRRAEMERLVSMITGVKRTTGQHPGGLMIIPKDKEVYDFTPIQYPANDREAGVFTTHFAYETIHDDLVKIDALGHDDPTFIKMLKDLTGIDPMSVPMDDPDTLAIFSSVKPLGVDPVELGSDVGTYGIPEFGTEFVRGMLVETRPKSFAELVRISGLSHGTDVWLNNARDWINLGYAKLSEVISCRDDIMNFLIHKGMEPSLAFKIMESVRKGKGITEEMEKEMRRLKTPEWFIESCKRIKYLFPKAHAVAYVSMAFRIAYFKVHYPLQFYAAYFTIKGDQFDPTLVLKGKEAIKARLRELKMMTGKDAQKKNEESVLEVALEMILRGFSFLPPDIFKSDAKKFLIEGNALRIPFNKLPGLGDSVAESIVRAREEKPFTSIEDLVRRTKVNKNHVELMKSLGVLRDLPETEQFTLF